A region from the Saccharicrinis carchari genome encodes:
- a CDS encoding bifunctional metallophosphatase/5'-nucleotidase: protein MNKDRRRFLKTMALSSVAGLLGLPACRVGNEKQAVLTVLHTNDLHSHIDPFPDNKGKYAGKGGFARRFALIKQVRRANPNVLLLDSGDIFQGTPYFNFYGGELEIKLMSDMQYDASTLGNHEFDNGSAHLAEQIKKAKFPFINSNYNFKNSPLNGLISPYKIFKKGPLKIGVIGLGIELDGLVTPQNFLGTEYLDAISTGDKTAELLKKAEKCHLIIALSHLGYRYKNDKISDVVVAKNTKYIDVILGGHTHTFMDEPVIIANKKNKEVIINQTGWGGINLGRMDFVFDQQKQDAKLLSHALL, encoded by the coding sequence ATGAACAAGGATAGAAGAAGATTTTTAAAAACCATGGCTTTAAGCTCGGTCGCCGGTTTACTGGGCTTACCCGCCTGTCGGGTGGGAAATGAAAAGCAGGCTGTGCTTACTGTGTTGCATACCAACGATTTGCATAGTCACATTGATCCCTTCCCTGATAATAAAGGTAAATATGCCGGAAAAGGAGGTTTTGCACGTAGGTTTGCACTAATCAAACAAGTGCGCCGAGCAAACCCTAACGTTCTTTTGTTAGATTCGGGGGATATCTTTCAGGGTACGCCCTACTTTAATTTTTATGGGGGCGAGCTGGAAATTAAGCTGATGAGCGACATGCAATACGATGCCTCTACCCTTGGAAATCACGAGTTTGACAATGGTAGCGCTCATCTGGCCGAACAAATTAAAAAAGCAAAATTCCCGTTTATCAACAGCAACTACAATTTTAAAAATTCACCCTTGAATGGGTTGATCAGTCCGTATAAGATATTTAAAAAAGGCCCCTTAAAAATAGGGGTAATAGGTTTGGGTATTGAGCTGGATGGTCTGGTTACCCCACAAAATTTTCTGGGAACGGAGTATTTAGATGCGATAAGCACGGGAGATAAAACAGCCGAGCTACTTAAAAAGGCCGAAAAATGTCACTTAATCATTGCTTTATCGCATTTGGGCTACCGGTACAAAAATGACAAAATAAGCGATGTTGTTGTTGCAAAAAACACAAAGTATATAGATGTTATTTTGGGAGGACACACCCATACCTTTATGGATGAGCCGGTGATTATTGCCAACAAAAAAAATAAAGAAGTAATCATTAACCAAACCGGTTGGGGGGGAATTAACCTGGGGCGTATGGATTTTGTTTTTGACCAACAAAAGCAAGATGCTAAACTGCTTTCACATGCCCTTTTGTAA
- a CDS encoding Lrp/AsnC ligand binding domain-containing protein: protein MDKSPIDSLDKKILSLITKNARIPFLEVARECNVSGAAIHQRIQRLINLEVIKGSEFIINPGKIGYHTCAFMGIFLKKASLFNKVVEMLEEIPQIVECHYTTGQYAIFIKIYARNNEHLKSMLHDNLQSITGISSTETIISLEETFKRQLPIE, encoded by the coding sequence ATGGATAAATCACCAATTGATAGTTTAGATAAAAAAATTTTATCACTTATTACTAAAAATGCACGGATACCGTTTTTGGAAGTAGCACGCGAATGCAATGTTTCCGGAGCTGCCATACATCAACGTATTCAACGGCTTATTAACTTAGAGGTGATAAAAGGATCAGAGTTCATCATCAATCCGGGCAAAATAGGCTACCACACCTGCGCTTTTATGGGTATTTTTTTAAAAAAGGCCAGTTTGTTTAATAAGGTAGTTGAGATGCTGGAGGAAATACCTCAGATTGTAGAGTGCCATTATACAACGGGCCAGTATGCCATATTCATTAAGATTTATGCCCGTAACAACGAACACCTTAAAAGCATGTTGCACGACAATCTGCAATCTATCACCGGTATCTCTTCAACAGAAACAATAATTTCGTTAGAAGAAACTTTTAAAAGGCAATTGCCCATTGAATAA